A region of Channa argus isolate prfri chromosome 8, Channa argus male v1.0, whole genome shotgun sequence DNA encodes the following proteins:
- the lhx4 gene encoding LIM/homeobox protein Lhx4, with protein sequence MMQSAAVLPTESPVKSLPEILGVPLQQIPQCAGCSQHILDKFILKVLDRHWHSKCLKCADCQTPLADKCFSRAGSVYCKEDFFKRFGTKCASCQQGIPPTQVVRKAQDFVYHLHCFACIMCSRQLATGDEFYLMEDGRLVCKVDYETAKQNDDSEAGTKRPRTTITAKQLETLKSAYKNSPKPARHVREQLSSETGLDMRVVQVWFQNRRAKEKRLKKDAGRHRWTQFYKSVKHSRGGTKMEKESSADDVGLSDSELSFRDDQVLSDLGHTNGLYGSVGDVTNSTVLNGGFSVDTAGQPYHDIRAASPYGLPQSPSSITSLPGHTPLLNNLGFNMDSLVAQGGPGGVGQALRAMAGGPTSDLSTGSSTGYPDFPTSPASWLDEMDHSQF encoded by the exons ATGATGCAAAGTGCGGCGGTCCTCCCGACAGAGAGTCCTGTAAAGAGTTTACCGGAGATTCTCGGAGTGCCCCTGCAAC AGATCCCTCAATGTGCGGGCTGTAGTCAGCACATCCTGGACAAGTTCATCCTGAAGGTGCTGGACAGACACTGGCACTCCAAGTGCCTAAAGTGCGCCGACTGTCAGACTCCGCTGGCGGACAAATGCTTCTCCCGGGCAGGAAGCGTCTACTGCAAGGAGGATTTCTTCAA GCGTTTTGGAACAAAATGTGCATCATGCCAACAGGGGATCCCTCCAACGCAGGTTGTTCGGAAGGCACAGGACTTTGTGTATCACCTGCACTGCTTCGCCTGCATCATGTGCAGCCGACAACTGGCCACCGGGGACGAGTTTTACCTCATGGAGGATGGGAGGCTGGTGTGCAAGGTGGATTATGAGACTGCAAAACAAAACG ATGATTCAGAGGCGGGGACCAAGCGACCAAGAACCACCATCACTGCCAAGCAGCTGGAGACCCTCAAAAGTGCCTACAAAAACTCGCCTAAGCCAGCACGCCACGTCAGAGAGCAGCTTTCCTCAGAGACAGGGCTGGACATGAGAGTAGTGCAG GTTTGGTTCCAGAACCGGCGAGCGAAGGAAAAGCGCCTGAAGAAGGATGCAGGTCGCCATCGCTGGACTCAGTTTTATAAAAGTGTGAAACACAGCCGAGGAGGAACTAAAATGGAGAAGGAAAGCTCAGCTGATGACGTGGGACTCAGTGACAGTGAACTCAGCTTCAGAG ACGACCAGGTCCTGTCAGATCTCGGCCACACCAACGGGCTCTATGGGAGCGTCGGGGACGTGACGAACAGCACGGTCCTGAACGGTGGCTTCTCTGTTGACACAGCAGGACAACCCTACCATGATATCCGAGCAGCGAGCCCTTACGGCCTCCCTCAGTCGCCCTCCTCCATCACCTCTCTGCCTGGCCACACTCCTCTCCTCAACAACCTGGGCTTCAACATGGACAGTCTGGTGGCACAGGGGGGGCCAGGTGGGGTGGGACAGGCTCTAAGGGCCATGGCAGGGGGCCCCACCTCAGACCTCTCCACAGGCAGCAGTACGGGATACCCAGACTTCCCCACCAGTCCTGCCTCATGGCTGGACGAGATGGACCATTCCCAGTTTTGA